In Rothia mucilaginosa, one genomic interval encodes:
- a CDS encoding YhgE/Pip domain-containing protein, which translates to MTVLRVALVELKRLTSGVLPVLVLLAMSCIPLLYGALYLYGNWDAYGHVNGIVGALVVEDEGATDSEGKQVNTGADVKKNLLDAGTFDWRQVQTRAEAVEGVENGTYDFAMVIPKDFSRNLQSIGSFKPDANGKTGTVDPRAAGIEVITNDANNYVLTNIVTKAGTSVRDSVAEKVGNSTANSLLASFTTIHSKMGEAADGASKVNNGTVKLADAIVQLKDGTATVNDGAVKLKDGTSSLADGQSQLLDGQKQLAEGAAKLADGVSTLDSGAAKLDSGAAKLADGASNLKDGSSTLASAAASASDGAAKLKDGSATLAEGTASLKSGSASVAKGANDLASGIHQLRTGMDQAGIRELPAELNAMCMRLHETDTSAGSGDFGRDLSNTVVSATAQKMRAQLAPLVEAGTLTQEQADQLVAAVDSEETKNEVAELNQKALQSHLATRDAAAADALSKLSALKSSHCISDGSSSTAAKIQTLVSGVDALDSGASSLAKGASSLAEGAARVDAGASSLASGSATLADGNSKIASGASSLASGSATLSGGASELKEGTGSLKSGTAELKDGSGTLAEKEQSAVDGQQKLADGANELKDGASKLSDGTAKLSDGSSQLNDGASELKNGTSSLESGLASGAKQVPSLAPSEQAKVADTMSNPVTLSHDSLASGRNYGEGMGPFFMCLALWIGGLMLVQTLRVMNNRALASHAPSIRVMLGSWMPFGLVGIAQATLMFAAIKFGLGFEMAHPWLVWLFLCYVALVFTGFIHGLTVILGAPGKLVALVILILQLITAGGTMPYETLPESIRWMHDFFPMGYAVAGTRRLAYGIDESSLWGIMLVLTLWGLAGLVLGYIGTRRDRTWSLKKLAPEITV; encoded by the coding sequence ATGACTGTTCTGCGTGTTGCACTCGTTGAGCTGAAACGCCTGACCAGCGGTGTTCTGCCGGTTTTGGTGCTGCTTGCGATGTCCTGCATTCCGCTGCTGTACGGTGCCCTGTACCTGTACGGTAACTGGGATGCTTACGGCCATGTGAATGGCATTGTGGGCGCCCTGGTGGTTGAGGATGAGGGCGCGACGGATTCTGAAGGTAAGCAGGTGAACACCGGTGCTGATGTGAAGAAGAACCTTCTGGATGCGGGCACGTTTGATTGGCGTCAGGTGCAGACCCGCGCTGAGGCTGTTGAAGGCGTGGAGAACGGTACTTACGACTTTGCGATGGTGATTCCGAAGGATTTCTCCCGTAATTTGCAGAGTATCGGTTCGTTCAAGCCTGATGCTAACGGCAAGACGGGCACTGTTGATCCGCGTGCGGCGGGTATTGAGGTCATTACGAATGATGCCAATAACTATGTGCTGACGAATATTGTCACGAAGGCGGGCACTTCGGTGCGTGATTCGGTGGCGGAGAAGGTCGGTAATTCTACGGCGAATTCACTGTTGGCTAGCTTCACGACTATTCATTCGAAGATGGGTGAGGCTGCTGATGGTGCGTCGAAGGTGAATAACGGCACGGTGAAGCTGGCGGATGCGATTGTTCAGCTGAAGGATGGCACCGCCACGGTGAATGATGGTGCCGTGAAGCTGAAGGATGGCACGTCCTCCCTGGCTGATGGCCAGTCCCAGTTGTTGGATGGTCAGAAGCAGTTGGCGGAGGGCGCTGCGAAGCTTGCTGATGGTGTCTCGACTTTGGATTCGGGTGCTGCGAAGCTGGATTCTGGTGCTGCGAAGCTTGCCGATGGTGCTTCGAATTTGAAGGATGGTTCGTCGACTTTGGCTTCGGCGGCTGCGTCTGCTTCTGATGGTGCGGCGAAGTTGAAGGACGGTTCGGCGACCCTGGCTGAGGGTACTGCGAGCTTGAAGAGTGGTTCGGCTTCGGTTGCGAAGGGCGCTAATGATTTGGCGTCTGGTATCCATCAGTTGCGTACCGGCATGGATCAGGCGGGTATTCGTGAGTTGCCGGCTGAGTTGAATGCGATGTGCATGCGTCTGCATGAGACGGATACTTCTGCAGGTAGTGGCGATTTTGGTCGTGATCTGTCGAATACTGTGGTGTCTGCGACTGCTCAGAAGATGCGTGCTCAGTTGGCGCCGTTGGTTGAGGCGGGTACGTTGACTCAGGAGCAGGCTGATCAGCTGGTGGCTGCTGTTGATTCTGAGGAGACGAAGAATGAGGTTGCTGAGCTGAATCAGAAGGCTCTGCAGTCTCATCTGGCTACTCGTGATGCTGCCGCTGCTGATGCTCTGTCGAAGCTGAGCGCGTTGAAGTCGAGCCATTGTATTTCTGATGGTTCGTCGTCGACTGCGGCGAAGATTCAGACTTTGGTGTCTGGCGTGGATGCGCTGGATTCTGGTGCTTCGTCGCTGGCGAAGGGTGCTTCGTCGTTGGCTGAGGGTGCCGCTCGTGTGGATGCTGGCGCCTCCTCGTTGGCGTCGGGTTCGGCGACTTTGGCTGATGGTAATTCTAAGATTGCTTCGGGTGCTTCGAGCCTTGCGAGTGGTTCTGCGACTCTGTCGGGTGGTGCTTCTGAGCTGAAGGAAGGTACCGGTTCTTTGAAGAGCGGTACCGCCGAGCTGAAGGATGGTAGCGGCACTTTGGCGGAGAAGGAGCAGTCTGCGGTTGACGGTCAGCAGAAGTTGGCTGATGGCGCGAATGAGCTGAAGGACGGCGCGTCGAAGCTTTCTGACGGTACTGCGAAGCTGTCTGATGGTTCTTCGCAGCTGAATGATGGTGCTTCCGAGTTGAAGAATGGTACGTCGTCGCTGGAGAGCGGTTTGGCTTCTGGTGCTAAGCAGGTTCCGAGCCTTGCGCCGAGTGAGCAGGCGAAGGTTGCGGATACGATGTCGAACCCTGTGACTTTGTCGCATGATTCGTTGGCGTCGGGTCGTAACTACGGTGAGGGCATGGGCCCGTTCTTCATGTGCTTGGCGCTGTGGATTGGCGGCTTGATGCTGGTTCAGACGTTGCGCGTGATGAATAACCGTGCGTTGGCTTCGCATGCTCCGTCGATTCGTGTGATGCTCGGTAGCTGGATGCCGTTTGGCCTGGTGGGTATTGCTCAGGCGACTCTGATGTTCGCCGCGATTAAGTTCGGTTTGGGCTTTGAGATGGCTCATCCGTGGCTGGTGTGGCTGTTCCTCTGCTATGTGGCTTTGGTCTTTACCGGTTTCATTCATGGTCTGACGGTGATTTTGGGTGCGCCGGGCAAGCTTGTTGCTTTGGTCATTCTGATTCTGCAGCTGATTACTGCGGGCGGCACGATGCCGTATGAGACTCTGCCTGAGTCGATCCGTTGGATGCATGACTTCTTCCCGATGGGTTATGCGGTGGCGGGTACGCGTCGTTTGGCGTATGGCATTGATGAGTCGAGCCTGTGGGGCATCATGCTGGTTTTGACTCTGTGGGGTCTGGCTGGTCTGGTGTTGGGTTACATTGGCACGCGTCGTGATCGTACGTGGTCGCTGAAGAAGCTTGCACCGGAGATTACGGTGTAA
- a CDS encoding TetR/AcrR family transcriptional regulator: MLQRPVAEAASRRPGRTGRTQLKLFNAAMEIMTQKGLEYATVEEVAARAGVSKGTVYYNFGSKKTMVDQLVQYGTQLLLNDARRAASVHSDPREALRSAIRAAFQYLEDRPGFTRMWLAEAWKGADGWTDAMSDNRLNLLNYLEEMTEAVARRYTVDTAQNPRAIAISMFGAIYMLAMDREVHQAERNAEDATRAVMLVVDGYIRH; the protein is encoded by the coding sequence ATGTTGCAGCGCCCAGTCGCTGAAGCTGCAAGTCGTCGTCCCGGCCGTACAGGTAGAACTCAGTTGAAGTTGTTCAACGCTGCTATGGAAATCATGACCCAAAAGGGGCTTGAGTACGCCACTGTTGAAGAGGTGGCTGCCCGGGCGGGTGTTTCTAAGGGAACCGTGTATTACAATTTCGGTTCTAAGAAGACCATGGTGGATCAGCTGGTTCAGTACGGCACGCAGTTGCTGCTGAACGATGCGCGTCGCGCGGCGTCGGTTCATTCTGACCCGCGTGAGGCTTTGCGGAGTGCTATTCGCGCCGCATTCCAGTATCTTGAGGACCGTCCGGGTTTTACTCGGATGTGGCTTGCGGAGGCGTGGAAGGGCGCGGATGGTTGGACCGATGCGATGAGCGATAACCGTTTGAATCTTCTGAATTATTTGGAGGAGATGACGGAGGCTGTGGCTCGCCGCTATACGGTTGATACCGCTCAGAATCCTCGTGCGATTGCGATCTCTATGTTCGGAGCGATTTATATGCTTGCCATGGATCGTGAAGTGCATCAGGCGGAGCGCAATGCTGAGGATGCAACGCGTGCTGTCATGCTAGTTGTAGATGGGTATATCCGTCATTAG
- the upp gene encoding uracil phosphoribosyltransferase, whose translation MRIKILDHPLVSHKISVLRDKNTPSPIFRQLVDELVTLLAYEATREIRVEEVEVVTPVATTTGVRIADPKPLVVPILRAGLGMLEGMTRMVPTAEVGFLGMARNEETLDIVTYAERLPEDLTGRQVYLLDPMLATGGTLIEAIKFLRKRGAESVTCVCLIAAPEGIAALEKGIEGMENVDLFLAARDERLNEKAYIIPGLGDAGDRLYGLAE comes from the coding sequence ATGCGTATTAAGATTCTTGACCACCCGCTGGTCTCTCACAAGATTAGTGTTCTGCGTGATAAGAACACTCCGTCCCCGATTTTCCGTCAGCTGGTTGATGAGCTGGTGACCCTTCTTGCCTATGAGGCGACTCGCGAGATCCGTGTGGAAGAGGTTGAGGTTGTGACTCCAGTGGCGACCACTACCGGTGTTCGTATTGCTGATCCTAAGCCGCTGGTTGTTCCGATTCTGCGTGCTGGTTTGGGCATGCTGGAGGGTATGACCCGTATGGTTCCGACCGCTGAGGTGGGCTTCCTGGGTATGGCTCGTAATGAGGAGACCCTGGATATTGTGACCTATGCTGAGCGTCTGCCGGAGGACCTGACTGGTCGTCAGGTGTACCTGCTGGATCCGATGCTGGCTACGGGTGGCACTCTGATTGAGGCTATTAAGTTCCTGCGTAAGCGTGGTGCTGAGTCTGTGACTTGTGTGTGCCTGATTGCTGCTCCTGAGGGCATTGCTGCTCTGGAGAAGGGCATTGAGGGTATGGAGAATGTTGACCTGTTCTTGGCTGCTCGTGATGAGCGTTTGAATGAGAAGGCGTACATTATTCCGGGTCTGGGCGATGCTGGTGACCGCCTGTACGGTCTGGCTGAGTAG
- a CDS encoding winged helix-turn-helix domain-containing protein: MSGAVPGYVHISQRGRAAKRQVVQPQRPATQAATLRPMTFSAGDSAHKQAQENEARGFVLYVGLNEELAAANGTSLVRIVQDLRTYAHHLAPESESYAAVALAPVNAEGSDLEVVRNALGDPTAMYMHPEANVTREAETTNSHSSGVLIDLARREVFLDGEPLMLTFKEFELLAHLVENSSRTVGREELLKALWSSGDEHPHERTIDVHIRRLRSKLGRLSGTVRTVRGQGYRFFEHPEVVVWAAPEYSI, translated from the coding sequence ATGTCAGGCGCAGTACCTGGATATGTCCACATCTCCCAGCGCGGCCGCGCCGCTAAGCGCCAGGTCGTGCAGCCTCAGCGTCCCGCTACGCAGGCCGCAACGTTGCGTCCGATGACTTTCTCAGCCGGTGACTCTGCCCATAAGCAGGCTCAGGAAAATGAGGCACGCGGCTTCGTGCTCTATGTGGGTTTGAACGAGGAGCTTGCCGCAGCGAACGGCACCTCCCTGGTGCGTATCGTTCAGGATTTGCGTACTTATGCACACCATCTGGCTCCCGAGTCGGAGTCGTATGCCGCTGTGGCGTTGGCTCCGGTGAACGCTGAGGGTAGCGACCTTGAGGTTGTGCGTAATGCGTTGGGCGATCCGACCGCAATGTACATGCACCCGGAGGCGAACGTTACCCGCGAGGCAGAGACCACGAATAGCCACTCCTCGGGTGTGCTGATTGATTTGGCGCGCCGCGAGGTGTTCCTGGATGGTGAGCCGCTCATGCTGACCTTCAAGGAATTCGAGCTGCTGGCACACCTGGTGGAGAATTCTTCTCGCACCGTGGGTCGTGAGGAGCTGCTGAAGGCGCTGTGGAGCTCCGGTGACGAGCATCCGCATGAGCGTACGATTGACGTGCATATTCGTCGTCTGCGTTCGAAGCTGGGCCGCCTGTCGGGTACCGTGCGTACGGTGCGCGGTCAGGGTTACCGCTTCTTTGAGCACCCCGAGGTTGTTGTCTGGGCTGCTCCGGAATACTCGATCTAG
- a CDS encoding SixA phosphatase family protein, translating into MAENSSNTASGSHRSGVKRMIIMRHAEADWGLNDFDRPLTKRGHEQAAAAGAWLAARGYIPEQIMSSSALRTRQTTTWVSDGLGAKAPTAHLDEGLYEVSASRIIARINSVSENVHSLMVVSHLPGVQDAAQRLMSPDSDPNASMDVYYGFPPSSIAVFEVPGEWALLDGADARLVDFKSF; encoded by the coding sequence ATGGCTGAAAATTCTTCCAACACTGCATCTGGTTCGCACCGCAGCGGGGTCAAGCGTATGATTATTATGCGCCATGCGGAGGCTGATTGGGGTCTGAACGATTTTGATCGTCCGCTGACGAAGCGTGGCCATGAGCAGGCTGCCGCTGCTGGCGCCTGGCTGGCGGCTCGCGGTTATATTCCGGAGCAGATTATGTCGTCGTCGGCTTTGCGTACTCGTCAGACGACGACTTGGGTTTCGGATGGTTTGGGGGCGAAGGCGCCTACTGCTCATCTGGATGAGGGGCTGTATGAGGTGTCTGCGTCCCGCATTATTGCGCGCATTAACAGCGTTTCGGAGAATGTTCATTCTCTGATGGTGGTGTCGCATCTGCCCGGTGTGCAGGATGCCGCGCAGCGTTTGATGAGCCCTGATTCTGACCCGAATGCGTCCATGGATGTGTATTACGGTTTCCCGCCCTCTTCCATTGCGGTGTTCGAGGTACCGGGGGAGTGGGCTCTGCTTGATGGTGCGGATGCGCGCCTCGTGGACTTCAAGAGCTTCTAG
- a CDS encoding DUF4190 domain-containing protein, whose translation MSENPNNPQPQFNQDPQFSQQAPQFNQQAPYGVPVQTPEQQAQAKKAKTLSIVSLVSGIVSLFVFGFILGAVAIATGRLAMNNPELQNRGMAIAGTVLGAAGIILLIVVKIFVKY comes from the coding sequence ATGTCTGAAAACCCCAACAACCCCCAGCCCCAGTTCAACCAGGACCCCCAGTTTAGCCAGCAGGCACCCCAGTTCAATCAGCAGGCTCCTTACGGTGTGCCCGTTCAGACCCCTGAGCAGCAGGCTCAGGCGAAGAAGGCAAAGACCCTGTCGATTGTCTCTCTGGTGAGCGGTATTGTGAGCCTGTTCGTCTTCGGTTTCATCCTTGGTGCTGTAGCTATTGCGACCGGCCGCCTGGCTATGAATAACCCCGAGCTGCAGAACCGCGGTATGGCTATTGCCGGTACTGTTTTGGGCGCTGCCGGTATTATTTTGCTGATTGTGGTGAAGATTTTTGTAAAGTACTAG
- a CDS encoding polyprenyltransferase — translation MSQTPRGSDPYDYNPDYNRLNEQYNQNGQYGQNTQYGQYGQGSYGQYGQGSYDQYSYDQYGQNSYGQDSYGQNQYDPYGQQYQQLDQYGQPMMVPVGFLQKTPEQIAGEKAAQTSTVLGIIGLACALTLGWFLLGIPSLILGVIGVMKANEAERFGVAASAGRILNWISVVIGGLFLVLLGGSLLLAIMLALSDSAANSGLVDVAQILAFF, via the coding sequence ATGTCTCAGACTCCTCGGGGTTCAGACCCCTACGACTACAACCCGGACTACAACCGTCTGAACGAACAGTACAACCAGAACGGTCAGTATGGGCAGAACACGCAGTATGGCCAGTATGGTCAGGGTTCTTACGGCCAGTACGGGCAGGGCTCCTACGATCAGTATTCCTATGACCAGTACGGTCAGAATTCGTATGGTCAGGACTCGTATGGTCAGAATCAGTATGACCCGTACGGCCAGCAGTACCAGCAGCTCGACCAGTACGGTCAGCCCATGATGGTTCCTGTGGGCTTTTTGCAGAAGACCCCTGAGCAGATTGCTGGTGAGAAGGCTGCTCAGACTTCTACGGTGCTCGGTATTATCGGTTTGGCTTGTGCTCTGACGCTTGGCTGGTTCTTGCTGGGTATTCCCTCCCTGATTCTGGGCGTTATCGGCGTTATGAAGGCTAATGAGGCTGAGCGTTTCGGCGTGGCGGCTTCGGCTGGTCGTATCTTGAACTGGATTAGCGTAGTTATTGGTGGCCTTTTCCTGGTGCTTTTGGGTGGAAGTCTTCTGCTGGCGATTATGTTGGCCCTTTCTGATTCCGCAGCCAATTCCGGACTGGTGGATGTTGCGCAGATACTGGCATTCTTCTAA
- a CDS encoding DUF4190 domain-containing protein, giving the protein MSSYYPQEPNPFDRNFGYKGLKQNKSTSEHYDDYNPKDRFDPDSRPPLTPLPTKRREPSEWGLGERASQLSLAFGVLSLVSVAVWGWWLFGIPSVALGALGLWKAKEADRYGAIPAAGRVLSWVAIVSFVLVNVWTLWVWFNTSR; this is encoded by the coding sequence ATGTCGTCCTACTACCCGCAAGAGCCCAACCCCTTCGATCGGAATTTCGGCTACAAGGGGCTAAAGCAGAATAAAAGCACGAGCGAACACTATGACGACTACAACCCGAAGGACCGCTTCGACCCTGATAGTCGGCCCCCGCTGACACCGCTCCCGACTAAGAGAAGAGAGCCTTCTGAATGGGGTCTGGGGGAACGAGCCTCCCAACTCTCACTTGCCTTCGGCGTGCTCAGTCTTGTCAGTGTTGCGGTATGGGGCTGGTGGCTTTTCGGTATCCCTTCTGTTGCTCTGGGTGCTCTTGGTCTATGGAAAGCTAAGGAAGCAGATCGCTACGGTGCGATTCCTGCCGCGGGTCGCGTGCTGAGTTGGGTGGCTATTGTCAGCTTTGTGCTCGTGAACGTCTGGACACTGTGGGTGTGGTTTAACACCAGTCGATAG
- a CDS encoding NAD(P)H-quinone oxidoreductase produces the protein MRAIIENSHGGPEALTISEVPAPVPRSHEVLIRVHAAGINRADALQRRGFYPPPAGVSAIYGLEVAGVIEAVGEGASVENRGTPVMALLAGGGYADYVTVPVDHVLPVPEQLSFAEAAGIPEVAATVYSNLVLTCGMSMNPAENLKEDGEPAVVLIHGGTGGIGVHAIQLALAAGTRVFATVSTEEKAEYVRSLGAEPIIYTEHSFREVLLAETGGRGADYILDVVGGKYLDDNLHTLADGGHLCIIGLQGGAKAEVNLGYMLTRRLSVHATSLRTRSDRQKAEILRGVREHVLPLIESGRIGVGLDRIFDMEEAAAAHEYFDSGQHRGKVVLRMV, from the coding sequence ATGAGAGCAATTATTGAGAACAGTCACGGTGGACCTGAGGCTCTGACAATCAGCGAAGTCCCCGCCCCCGTACCCCGATCCCACGAAGTTCTCATCCGTGTTCACGCCGCCGGAATCAACCGCGCCGACGCGCTACAGCGCCGCGGATTCTACCCGCCGCCCGCCGGAGTAAGCGCCATCTACGGCCTCGAAGTAGCCGGCGTTATTGAAGCGGTCGGTGAGGGCGCCTCCGTGGAGAACCGCGGTACCCCCGTCATGGCGCTCCTCGCTGGAGGCGGCTACGCCGACTACGTGACCGTCCCCGTCGACCACGTGCTGCCCGTACCCGAACAGCTGAGCTTCGCTGAAGCCGCCGGCATTCCCGAAGTCGCGGCAACCGTCTACTCGAACCTGGTGCTCACCTGCGGTATGAGCATGAACCCCGCCGAAAACCTTAAAGAAGACGGTGAACCCGCGGTGGTGCTCATTCACGGCGGTACCGGCGGTATCGGTGTGCACGCTATTCAGCTGGCGCTCGCTGCGGGTACCCGTGTGTTTGCAACCGTCAGCACCGAGGAAAAAGCAGAATATGTGCGCTCACTAGGTGCTGAACCCATTATTTATACCGAACATTCGTTCCGTGAAGTTCTGCTGGCTGAAACCGGTGGACGCGGCGCCGATTACATCCTTGACGTCGTGGGCGGAAAGTACCTGGACGATAACCTGCACACCCTCGCCGACGGCGGGCACCTGTGCATTATCGGCCTGCAGGGTGGCGCCAAAGCAGAAGTGAACCTGGGCTACATGCTCACCCGCCGCCTGTCGGTGCACGCCACGAGCTTACGCACCCGTTCGGATCGGCAGAAGGCTGAGATTCTGCGCGGTGTACGCGAACATGTGCTGCCGCTCATCGAATCCGGCAGGATTGGCGTGGGCCTGGACCGTATCTTCGACATGGAGGAGGCGGCTGCCGCCCACGAGTACTTCGACTCGGGTCAGCATCGCGGCAAGGTTGTGCTGCGCATGGTCTAG
- a CDS encoding HpcH/HpaI aldolase/citrate lyase family protein, protein MFEFHRNERARQLRPSLSRSWLLVRANSSEEVFEEAFESEADSIIIDLEDGCPAEEKDAAREQVVRMLNSGVVAWVRINAITTEHWWKDVKALKNVKGLRGVMLATAEHATDIDRTAAELPPGTPIIALIESALGVHHSVEIARTIGTFRLAFGAGDYRRDTGSSATPMALAYVRSQLVIASTLGGLPGPIDGPTLGAYGADLSKACGYANDHGMTGKITLDIRQTETINAAFSPSEIEIEEAHQMLDVPLDGPRDGSYLPRYLRAKKVKELAKVYGLWGKTDSDFQRASK, encoded by the coding sequence ATGTTTGAATTCCACCGCAATGAGCGTGCGCGTCAGCTGCGCCCCAGCCTCTCACGCTCTTGGCTCCTCGTGCGCGCCAACTCCTCCGAAGAAGTTTTTGAAGAGGCCTTCGAATCCGAGGCTGACTCCATCATCATCGACCTCGAAGACGGCTGCCCCGCCGAAGAGAAGGACGCCGCCCGCGAACAGGTCGTCCGTATGCTCAACTCCGGCGTCGTCGCATGGGTGCGAATCAACGCCATCACCACCGAACACTGGTGGAAGGACGTCAAGGCCCTCAAGAACGTGAAGGGCCTGCGAGGCGTCATGCTCGCCACCGCAGAGCACGCCACCGACATTGACCGCACCGCAGCCGAGCTGCCCCCCGGAACCCCCATCATCGCGCTGATTGAGTCCGCACTCGGTGTGCACCACTCCGTCGAAATTGCCCGCACAATCGGCACTTTCCGCCTCGCATTCGGCGCAGGCGACTACCGCCGCGACACCGGCTCCTCCGCAACCCCCATGGCGCTCGCCTACGTGCGTTCGCAGCTGGTCATCGCCTCCACCCTGGGTGGTCTGCCCGGCCCCATCGACGGCCCGACCCTCGGCGCATACGGTGCTGACCTCTCCAAGGCATGCGGCTACGCGAACGACCACGGCATGACCGGTAAGATTACCCTGGACATCCGCCAGACGGAGACCATCAACGCGGCATTCTCCCCCAGCGAGATCGAAATCGAAGAAGCACACCAGATGCTTGACGTGCCCCTCGACGGTCCCCGTGACGGCTCCTACCTGCCCCGTTACCTGCGTGCCAAGAAGGTCAAGGAACTCGCCAAGGTTTACGGCCTGTGGGGCAAGACCGACAGCGACTTCCAGCGTGCCTCCAAGTAA